Proteins co-encoded in one Haloarcula sp. DT43 genomic window:
- the mutL gene encoding DNA mismatch repair endonuclease MutL, translated as MTDIQRLDDRTVERIAAGEVVERPASVVKELVENAIDADANRVEVGVEAGGTGGIRVTDDGVGMDREAVERAVEKHTTSKIRDIADLEGGVGTLGFRGEALHAIGAVSRLTIRTRPRGGDVGTELVLEGGEVTSVGPAGCPEGTTIEVEDLFYNVPARRKYLKQESTEFAHVNTVVASYALANPDVAVSLTHGDRETFSTTGQGDLRETVMSVYGREVAESMISVGAGSGADGESDGFPDGPLDGVSGLVSHPETNRAGREYLSTYVNGRYVRAGTVRDAVVDAYGTQIAPDRYPFAVLFLDVPAGDVDVNVHPRKLEVRFADDEGVRKQVRTAVEDALLREGLLRSTAPRGRSAPEQTEITPDSSGGRGSTDRRDSTGERPEADDRGAAEPPTDSPADGGETAAEPNTGGTDRPDATPTDSTARQASGTAQSSNSVDTKRASETGAGDGPSGESEGRKIEGDVSGGDSDDERHEPSETGRTAGDDRKFTGGREQMRLGDEPEATHESLPSMRILGQLADTYVVAETDDGLVLVDQHAADERVNYERLKARFEGETTTQALAEPVELELTAREAAVFDRRSDALASLGFHTARTGERSVEVRTLPGVIADAAGPDVVRDVLGAFVAGDDEAAATVEAAADELLGDLACYPSVTGNTSLTEGSVRDLLAALDDCENPYACPHGRPTVIHIDRQELEDRFERDYPGHGGRRR; from the coding sequence ATGACCGACATCCAGCGACTCGACGACCGGACCGTCGAACGCATCGCGGCCGGCGAGGTGGTCGAGCGGCCGGCCTCCGTCGTCAAGGAACTGGTCGAGAACGCCATCGACGCCGACGCGAACCGGGTCGAGGTCGGCGTCGAGGCCGGGGGCACCGGCGGGATTCGCGTCACCGACGACGGCGTTGGGATGGACCGTGAGGCCGTCGAGCGGGCCGTCGAGAAACACACCACGTCGAAAATCCGCGACATCGCCGACCTGGAGGGGGGCGTCGGCACGCTCGGCTTCCGTGGGGAGGCCCTGCACGCAATCGGGGCGGTCTCCCGGCTGACTATCCGGACCAGGCCACGCGGGGGCGACGTGGGGACCGAACTCGTGCTCGAAGGCGGCGAGGTCACGTCCGTCGGCCCGGCGGGCTGTCCGGAGGGGACGACCATCGAGGTCGAGGACCTGTTCTACAACGTCCCGGCCCGCCGGAAGTACCTCAAACAGGAGTCGACGGAGTTCGCCCACGTCAACACCGTCGTCGCCAGCTACGCGCTGGCGAACCCGGACGTGGCCGTGTCGCTGACCCACGGCGACCGCGAGACGTTCTCGACGACCGGGCAGGGCGACCTGCGCGAGACGGTGATGTCCGTCTACGGCCGGGAGGTCGCCGAATCGATGATTTCGGTCGGCGCGGGGTCGGGGGCCGACGGGGAGAGCGACGGGTTCCCCGACGGCCCGCTCGACGGCGTCAGCGGTCTCGTGTCCCACCCCGAGACGAACCGCGCGGGCCGCGAGTACCTCTCGACGTACGTCAACGGTCGGTACGTCCGCGCCGGCACGGTCCGGGACGCCGTCGTCGACGCCTACGGCACCCAGATAGCGCCGGACCGCTACCCCTTCGCCGTCCTCTTCCTGGACGTGCCCGCGGGCGACGTGGACGTGAACGTCCACCCCCGGAAGCTAGAGGTCCGCTTCGCCGACGACGAGGGGGTCCGCAAGCAGGTCCGAACCGCCGTCGAGGACGCGCTGTTGCGCGAGGGATTGCTGCGCTCGACGGCACCGCGTGGCCGGTCCGCGCCCGAGCAGACGGAGATAACGCCGGACTCGTCGGGCGGACGCGGTTCGACCGACCGGCGCGACTCGACCGGCGAGCGGCCGGAGGCGGACGACCGGGGAGCCGCGGAACCACCGACGGACAGCCCCGCGGACGGCGGCGAGACGGCGGCGGAACCGAACACCGGAGGCACGGACCGACCCGACGCTACGCCGACTGACTCGACGGCTCGCCAGGCGTCCGGCACAGCTCAGTCCAGTAACTCAGTCGACACGAAACGGGCCTCGGAGACCGGGGCGGGAGACGGCCCGTCGGGCGAATCCGAAGGCCGGAAAATAGAGGGTGACGTTTCGGGTGGAGATAGCGACGACGAGCGCCACGAGCCGTCCGAAACGGGCCGGACAGCCGGGGATGACCGGAAGTTCACCGGCGGCCGGGAGCAGATGCGCCTCGGCGACGAGCCGGAGGCGACCCACGAGTCGCTGCCCTCGATGCGGATTCTCGGGCAGTTAGCCGACACCTACGTCGTCGCGGAGACGGACGACGGCCTCGTGTTGGTCGACCAGCACGCGGCCGACGAGCGGGTCAACTACGAGCGGCTCAAGGCCAGGTTCGAGGGCGAGACGACGACGCAGGCGCTCGCGGAGCCGGTAGAACTCGAACTGACCGCCCGGGAGGCGGCGGTGTTCGACCGGCGCAGCGACGCGCTGGCGAGCTTGGGCTTTCACACGGCACGCACGGGCGAGCGGAGCGTCGAGGTCCGAACCCTCCCGGGCGTCATCGCCGACGCGGCCGGGCCGGACGTCGTCAGGGACGTGCTGGGCGCGTTCGTCGCCGGCGACGACGAGGCGGCGGCGACGGTCGAAGCCGCGGCCGACGAACTGCTCGGCGACCTGGCGTGTTACCCCTCCGTGACGGGGAACACGTCGCTGACTGAGGGGTCGGTCCGGGACCTACTCGCCGCCCTGGACGACTGCGAGAACCCCTACGCGTGTCCCCACGGCCGGCCGACGGTCATCCACATCGACCGGCAGGAACTCGAAGACCGGTTCGAGCGCGACTACCCCGGGCACGGCGGACGGCGGCGGTAG
- a CDS encoding HAD family hydrolase yields MDLDMEQYDQLYRLYESVDTTTLRGYQEFVDLFPPLSSTVALEQWETASDRLDDLKADITAEFPGTGETYAEIAARLTRDEAFTALDLYSKYGRSANVLVLDVDETLRSAGDTDNEIPRDTLYLLTQFHEAGVPIVVCTGQTLENVKGFMIQGLGNDLVSSGGMSIVYESGNGVFTPKHGEDTKRLLYERLDGAVVDVFEYVRRRVLSEAPDAVGKRCHLQGNEFNVTLKPNAEIGSDNAVEIIDESLRYLCGLVGDAVAAQVDAEVDDPAGYARAYFSRDPEIMDVLEAGDLSTDADVNDAPDAFRDILERVDLGYYEGDAAELVSLELDKSAGVEEAFDVLGIDDPFALVMGDSKSDLRVMRWIDDTDAGIAAAPAHSSSDVLDHVSSRDDLVYEAGDASTVLRTVYGLRLIEQLDEHGE; encoded by the coding sequence GTGGACCTCGACATGGAACAATACGACCAACTCTACCGGCTGTACGAGAGCGTAGACACGACGACGTTGCGGGGGTATCAGGAGTTCGTCGACCTGTTCCCCCCGCTCAGTTCGACCGTCGCGCTGGAACAGTGGGAGACCGCCAGCGACCGCCTCGACGACCTCAAGGCCGACATCACCGCGGAGTTCCCCGGGACCGGCGAGACCTACGCGGAAATCGCGGCCCGGCTGACCCGCGACGAGGCCTTCACCGCGCTTGACCTCTACTCGAAGTACGGCCGGTCGGCGAACGTCCTCGTGCTGGACGTCGACGAGACGCTCCGGTCGGCCGGCGACACCGACAACGAAATCCCCCGCGATACGCTGTATCTGCTGACGCAGTTCCACGAGGCGGGCGTCCCAATCGTCGTCTGTACCGGCCAGACCCTCGAAAACGTCAAGGGGTTCATGATCCAGGGGCTGGGCAACGACCTCGTCTCCTCTGGGGGGATGAGCATCGTCTACGAGTCCGGCAACGGCGTGTTCACGCCCAAGCACGGCGAGGACACCAAGCGACTGCTGTACGAGCGCCTCGACGGCGCGGTCGTGGACGTGTTCGAGTACGTCCGTCGGCGGGTCCTCTCGGAAGCCCCCGACGCCGTCGGCAAGCGCTGTCACCTCCAGGGCAACGAGTTCAACGTCACGCTGAAACCGAACGCCGAAATCGGCAGCGACAACGCCGTCGAAATCATCGACGAGTCGCTGCGCTATCTCTGTGGGCTGGTCGGCGACGCCGTCGCCGCGCAGGTCGACGCCGAGGTCGACGACCCCGCGGGCTACGCTCGGGCGTACTTCAGCCGCGACCCCGAGATTATGGACGTCCTCGAAGCCGGCGACCTCTCGACCGACGCCGACGTCAACGACGCGCCCGACGCCTTCCGCGACATCCTCGAACGCGTCGACCTGGGCTATTACGAGGGCGACGCGGCCGAACTCGTGAGCCTCGAACTGGACAAGTCCGCCGGCGTCGAGGAGGCCTTCGACGTGCTCGGCATCGACGACCCGTTCGCGCTCGTGATGGGCGACAGCAAGAGCGACCTGCGGGTGATGCGCTGGATAGACGACACCGACGCCGGCATCGCCGCCGCCCCCGCCCACTCCTCGTCGGACGTGCTCGACCACGTCAGTTCGCGGGACGACCTGGTGTACGAGGCCGGCGACGCCAGCACGGTCCTGCGGACCGTCTACGGCCTCCGGCTCATCGAGCAGTTGGACGAGCACGGCGAGTGA
- a CDS encoding molybdopterin-binding protein, with translation MGQTPTGRPTVRIDGADPLVLPWDVAPETLPFDVVRGPVAFECASGDRIEREYTGIDVFDLLEAAAMPGETTHVQFESAGGDLACIPLADLTGAVLALGDGPGTEPGRPRFVSPRVLGPRTVKNVCRLRPRALDAGADREAYERLPLGE, from the coding sequence ATGGGACAGACGCCGACCGGCCGTCCGACGGTCCGCATCGACGGGGCCGACCCGCTGGTGCTCCCCTGGGACGTGGCCCCCGAAACGCTCCCGTTCGACGTCGTCCGCGGGCCGGTCGCCTTCGAGTGTGCCTCCGGCGACCGCATCGAGCGCGAGTACACCGGTATCGACGTGTTCGACCTGCTGGAGGCGGCGGCGATGCCCGGCGAGACGACCCACGTCCAGTTCGAATCGGCCGGGGGTGACCTGGCGTGTATCCCGCTCGCCGACCTCACCGGGGCAGTGCTCGCGCTGGGCGACGGGCCCGGGACCGAGCCGGGGCGGCCGCGGTTCGTCTCGCCCCGCGTGCTCGGCCCCCGAACTGTGAAGAACGTCTGCCGGCTTCGGCCGCGGGCGCTCGACGCCGGTGCCGACCGCGAGGCCTACGAGCGGCTCCCGCTGGGGGAGTGA
- a CDS encoding DUF7521 family protein, with protein MVAIETLMNWLITVLAFGSTVLGGYVGYQAYRGYRRHDSRAMQYLSVGLFCLTAVAFVVAFAGSLLLQQGLLAGRFQQPLTLVTRAFQFVGVLFIAYSLHSRE; from the coding sequence ATGGTCGCCATCGAGACGCTCATGAACTGGCTCATCACCGTCCTGGCGTTCGGCTCGACAGTACTAGGTGGGTACGTCGGCTACCAGGCCTACCGGGGGTATCGTCGCCACGACAGTCGGGCGATGCAGTACCTCTCGGTCGGGCTGTTCTGCCTCACGGCGGTGGCCTTCGTCGTCGCGTTCGCCGGGTCGCTCCTCCTGCAGCAGGGCCTGCTCGCCGGCCGGTTCCAGCAACCGCTCACGCTCGTCACCCGCGCGTTCCAGTTCGTCGGCGTCCTCTTTATCGCGTACTCGCTGCACTCCAGGGAGTGA
- a CDS encoding ArsR/SmtB family transcription factor: MSEDPAVGDILDLLSDEYARDILAATSVKPMSAKQLADQCEMSQPTVYRRVEWLREHGLIEEQTRIETGGNDYSVFAATLSEFSLALADGDFETDVERTEPPAFPGQDEQDTADRFTKMWENL, translated from the coding sequence GTGAGTGAGGACCCGGCCGTGGGCGACATCCTCGACCTGCTCAGTGACGAGTACGCCCGGGACATCCTCGCAGCAACGAGTGTCAAACCCATGTCCGCGAAACAGCTCGCCGACCAGTGTGAGATGTCACAACCGACCGTCTACAGACGGGTCGAGTGGCTCCGGGAGCACGGCCTCATCGAGGAACAGACACGGATAGAGACGGGCGGCAACGACTACAGCGTGTTCGCCGCCACGCTCTCGGAGTTCTCGCTTGCACTCGCCGACGGCGACTTCGAGACCGACGTCGAGCGGACGGAGCCGCCGGCGTTCCCGGGACAGGACGAACAGGACACCGCGGACAGATTCACGAAAATGTGGGAGAACCTCTGA
- a CDS encoding LolA family protein produces MVTRHLTSERLVLTVATVVVVGVLAVATWSLVFTSTGTADQLQVDADVTQRYAAIDGVSATQTTTITRNGTVASRTTYDATLQPGTPKKRLELVDATTRRYDLRVSNGPTLWLYDRDRANATRLSLSGSEADRGERLQRLFATLDMATATETRSVEPLPVVPRAGARPAAPAGPMTVSYRGTASVDGRDAYVVHLAPEADAAYEQTLWVDTERFFPVKKRTAWTAGGERTVVTTTYTNVSYDTGVSADAFTPEFPAGTTVTVPETPETLTYESVSALEAAAEMRVPDPDIPPSYELQAATRTEGQIRGVGLRYANRTSLLTVAKYDRPAAGAEGNAGVTIDGRPAQVSRDLTPSVSWSCERYRYTVRGEGVSTDRLVAVGQSIGCPVGE; encoded by the coding sequence ATGGTCACTCGACACCTCACATCGGAACGACTCGTCCTCACCGTTGCGACGGTGGTCGTCGTCGGCGTGCTGGCCGTTGCGACGTGGTCGCTCGTGTTCACGAGCACCGGGACCGCCGACCAGCTACAGGTCGACGCGGACGTGACGCAACGCTACGCGGCGATAGACGGCGTCAGCGCGACCCAGACGACGACGATTACCCGGAACGGGACGGTCGCGAGCCGGACGACCTACGACGCCACGCTCCAGCCGGGGACCCCGAAGAAGCGGCTGGAACTCGTCGACGCCACCACGCGGCGGTACGACCTGCGGGTGTCGAACGGGCCGACGCTGTGGCTGTACGACCGGGACCGCGCGAACGCCACGCGTCTCTCGCTCAGCGGGAGCGAGGCCGACCGGGGCGAGCGGCTCCAGCGCCTGTTCGCCACGCTCGACATGGCCACGGCGACCGAAACCCGGTCGGTCGAGCCGTTACCGGTCGTACCCCGCGCCGGGGCGCGGCCGGCCGCTCCCGCCGGGCCGATGACCGTCAGCTACCGCGGCACGGCGTCCGTCGACGGGCGCGACGCGTACGTCGTCCACCTCGCGCCGGAAGCCGACGCGGCCTACGAGCAGACGCTCTGGGTCGACACGGAGCGGTTCTTCCCGGTCAAAAAGCGCACCGCCTGGACGGCGGGCGGCGAGCGGACGGTCGTGACGACGACGTACACGAACGTCAGCTACGACACCGGCGTGTCGGCGGACGCGTTCACTCCCGAGTTCCCGGCCGGGACGACTGTCACCGTCCCGGAGACGCCCGAGACCCTGACCTACGAGTCGGTCAGCGCCCTCGAAGCCGCGGCGGAGATGCGGGTCCCAGACCCCGACATCCCGCCAAGCTACGAACTGCAGGCCGCGACCCGGACGGAGGGCCAGATTCGCGGGGTGGGCCTCCGCTACGCGAACCGGACGAGTCTGCTCACCGTCGCCAAGTACGACCGGCCGGCCGCCGGGGCGGAGGGAAACGCCGGCGTGACAATCGACGGGCGGCCGGCACAGGTCAGCCGCGACCTGACGCCGTCGGTCTCCTGGAGCTGTGAGCGCTACCGGTACACGGTCCGTGGCGAGGGCGTCTCGACGGACCGACTGGTCGCAGTGGGCCAGTCAATCGGCTGTCCCGTCGGCGAGTGA
- a CDS encoding ABC transporter permease, producing MRAGYLDLARAVLYREYLIFVRYPANAVGGIVISVFFFGLLFYGGRMLAGRAITDSIEGIIVGYFLWSLSVGAYQSISSDIGSEAQWGTLERHVMTPFGFAPVAFCKGVAKVVRTFITSTVVLAVMLAITGTSLQLNVLTVVVVASLTIASVLGLGFAAGGVAVLYKRIGNWLNLLQFGFIVLISAPVFELGWTRVLPLAHGSALLQRAMVDGTRLWQFSAVDLALLVGVAVGYVLFGYVVFQSATRRARRLGVLGDY from the coding sequence ATGCGGGCGGGGTATCTCGACCTCGCGCGGGCGGTGCTGTACCGCGAGTACCTCATCTTCGTCCGCTACCCGGCCAACGCCGTCGGGGGCATCGTCATCTCGGTGTTCTTCTTCGGCCTGCTGTTCTACGGCGGCCGGATGCTCGCCGGGCGGGCGATAACCGACTCCATCGAGGGCATCATCGTCGGCTACTTCCTGTGGTCGCTCTCGGTCGGTGCCTACCAGTCGATTTCGAGCGACATCGGCAGCGAGGCCCAGTGGGGGACCCTGGAACGGCACGTTATGACGCCGTTTGGCTTCGCGCCGGTGGCGTTCTGCAAGGGCGTCGCCAAGGTCGTGCGGACGTTCATCACCTCGACGGTGGTGCTGGCGGTGATGCTGGCGATTACCGGGACGAGCCTCCAGTTGAACGTCCTCACCGTCGTCGTCGTCGCGTCGCTGACCATCGCGTCGGTGCTCGGGCTGGGGTTCGCCGCCGGCGGGGTCGCGGTGCTGTACAAGCGCATCGGGAACTGGCTCAATCTGCTCCAGTTCGGGTTCATCGTTCTCATCTCCGCGCCCGTGTTCGAGCTCGGCTGGACGCGGGTCCTCCCGCTCGCCCACGGGAGCGCGCTGTTACAGCGGGCCATGGTCGACGGGACTCGGCTCTGGCAGTTCTCCGCCGTCGACCTGGCGCTGCTCGTCGGCGTCGCGGTCGGGTACGTCCTGTTCGGGTACGTCGTGTTCCAGTCCGCGACCCGGCGGGCCAGACGCCTCGGCGTGCTCGGAGACTACTGA
- a CDS encoding ABC transporter ATP-binding protein, with amino-acid sequence MASQRPHQSGSRSAEQSASTGDGPPPALAVEGLSKQFGSGADAVTAVDDVSFRIEQGTVVGLLGPNGAGKTTTIKSILGLVLPDSGRVRVQGIDMSEHPRAAYRHVDGMLEGARNDYWRLTVRENLRYFSTIKGVKPDAVADRHERLLAKLDLSEKADEPVRDLSRGMKQKVSLASVLASESDLVFLDEPTLGLDVESSLTLRRELRRVVDERDLTAVVSSHDMDVIEDVCDRVIIMNEGHIIADDSVSAVLDQFTATAFAVTSPDITDALLGTIRERFEVVDVASVERGRRVEVATDSDGFYRLLDLCRDRGVTLTGVGTVEPDLEDVFVEITGQRR; translated from the coding sequence ATGGCATCCCAGCGGCCCCACCAGTCGGGCTCGCGGTCCGCCGAGCAGTCGGCTTCGACGGGGGACGGTCCGCCCCCCGCACTCGCCGTCGAGGGGCTGTCGAAGCAGTTCGGCAGCGGTGCGGACGCGGTGACGGCCGTCGACGACGTGTCGTTTCGCATCGAGCAGGGGACGGTCGTCGGGCTGCTCGGCCCCAACGGTGCGGGCAAGACGACGACGATAAAGTCGATTCTCGGGCTCGTGTTGCCCGACTCCGGCCGGGTTCGCGTACAGGGCATCGACATGAGCGAGCACCCGCGGGCGGCCTACCGCCACGTCGACGGGATGCTCGAAGGGGCGCGAAACGACTACTGGCGGCTGACCGTGCGGGAGAACCTCCGCTACTTCTCGACTATCAAGGGCGTCAAACCCGACGCCGTCGCCGACCGCCACGAGCGGCTGCTGGCGAAGCTTGACCTCTCGGAGAAGGCCGACGAGCCGGTCCGGGACCTCTCCCGGGGGATGAAACAGAAGGTGTCGCTGGCGAGCGTGCTGGCAAGCGAGTCGGACCTGGTGTTCCTCGACGAGCCGACGCTGGGGCTGGACGTGGAGAGTTCGCTGACGCTGCGGCGGGAACTTCGGCGGGTCGTCGACGAGCGCGACCTCACGGCGGTGGTCAGCAGCCACGACATGGACGTCATCGAGGACGTCTGTGACCGCGTCATCATCATGAACGAGGGACATATCATCGCCGACGACAGCGTCTCGGCCGTCCTCGACCAGTTCACCGCGACCGCCTTCGCCGTCACCAGCCCCGACATCACCGACGCCCTGCTGGGGACTATCCGGGAGCGCTTCGAGGTGGTCGACGTGGCGAGCGTCGAGCGTGGCCGGCGCGTCGAGGTGGCGACCGACAGCGACGGGTTCTACCGCCTGCTGGACCTGTGTCGGGACCGCGGCGTGACGCTGACCGGCGTCGGCACCGTCGAACCGGACCTCGAAGACGTGTTCGTCGAAATCACGGGGCAGAGACGATGA
- a CDS encoding hybrid sensor histidine kinase/response regulator — protein sequence MPDRIRVLHVDDDPSVVDSAATALEREHCGITVETERTVADGLERLDEEPFDCVVAGYDLPERTGVEFLDAVRKREPDLPFVLFTSEGSEAAASDAISAGVTEYFRADSGAAPYARLAHSVVDAAERTADGTAHSGDTRRGRAIEELHTTARAFMRATTEDAIARVTVDAARTILNMPANAVHLADDDGLTPAAWTERVEELIGTPPVFEPGDSLAWQAFEAGETRVHDDITSNPDRHNPETDIRSEILLPLGDHGVLLVGSCDADAFDETDVTLARTLSVHATAALNRLGRERTLREEREFIDQALDTLDDLFYVVDADGRLRRWNSRFPEVTGYSDEEIADMEVCEFFPDEERERIYEAIDQALHHERTSLEADLRTADGELVPYELTGVRLTDADGERAGVVGIGRDISRRKAYEQRLERQNERLDEFTSIVSHDLRNPLTVAEGYLELVRAEHDSDSLDEVARAHDRMRALIDDLLTFARAGETTTDPEPVALGNIVEECWETVAADDATLVVKADREVRADAAKLRRLLANLLRNSVEHGATGGRTPPGDTAERGPARTTVRVGIIDDPDRQGFYVADDGPGIAPEDREQVFEGGYSTGEDGTGFGLKIVQRVAEVHGWTVTATESEAGGARFEVTGLDPA from the coding sequence ATGCCCGACCGTATCCGCGTTCTCCACGTCGACGACGATCCGTCTGTCGTCGATTCGGCGGCGACCGCTCTCGAGCGGGAGCACTGCGGTATCACGGTCGAGACCGAGCGGACCGTCGCCGACGGCCTCGAACGCCTCGACGAGGAGCCGTTCGACTGCGTCGTCGCCGGCTACGACCTGCCAGAGCGGACCGGCGTCGAGTTCCTCGACGCGGTCCGCAAGCGGGAGCCGGACCTGCCGTTCGTCCTGTTCACCAGCGAGGGGAGCGAGGCGGCCGCCAGCGACGCGATTTCCGCCGGCGTCACCGAGTACTTCCGGGCGGACAGCGGGGCCGCACCGTACGCACGACTCGCCCACAGCGTCGTCGACGCCGCCGAACGGACGGCCGACGGGACTGCCCACAGCGGCGACACACGGCGCGGGCGCGCCATCGAGGAGCTACACACGACGGCGAGGGCGTTCATGCGGGCCACGACCGAGGACGCCATCGCCCGGGTCACGGTGGACGCGGCCCGAACCATCCTCAACATGCCGGCCAACGCGGTCCACCTCGCCGACGACGACGGCCTGACCCCGGCCGCCTGGACCGAACGGGTCGAGGAACTCATCGGGACGCCGCCGGTGTTCGAACCCGGGGACAGCCTCGCGTGGCAGGCCTTCGAGGCCGGCGAGACGCGCGTCCACGACGACATCACGTCGAACCCGGACCGGCACAACCCGGAGACGGACATCCGGAGCGAAATCCTCCTCCCGCTCGGTGACCACGGAGTCCTCCTCGTCGGGTCCTGCGACGCCGACGCGTTCGACGAGACGGACGTCACGCTGGCACGGACGCTCTCGGTGCACGCGACGGCGGCGCTCAACCGCCTCGGCCGCGAGCGAACGCTCCGCGAGGAGCGGGAGTTCATCGACCAGGCGTTGGACACGCTCGACGACCTGTTCTACGTCGTCGACGCGGACGGGCGCCTCCGGCGGTGGAACAGCCGCTTCCCCGAGGTGACGGGGTACAGCGACGAGGAAATCGCCGACATGGAGGTCTGTGAGTTCTTCCCCGACGAGGAGCGCGAGCGGATTTACGAGGCGATAGACCAGGCGCTGCACCACGAACGGACGAGCCTCGAAGCCGACCTCCGGACCGCCGACGGGGAGCTGGTCCCCTACGAACTCACCGGCGTCCGGCTGACCGACGCCGACGGGGAGAGAGCCGGCGTGGTCGGCATCGGGCGGGACATCTCCCGGCGCAAGGCCTACGAGCAGCGCCTGGAGCGGCAGAACGAGCGCCTCGACGAGTTCACCAGTATCGTCAGCCACGACCTCCGGAACCCGCTGACCGTCGCGGAGGGCTACCTGGAACTGGTCCGGGCGGAGCACGACAGCGACTCGCTGGACGAGGTGGCGCGCGCCCACGACCGGATGCGGGCGCTGATAGACGACCTCCTGACGTTCGCGCGCGCCGGCGAGACGACGACCGACCCCGAACCCGTCGCGCTCGGGAACATCGTCGAGGAGTGCTGGGAGACCGTCGCGGCCGACGACGCCACGCTCGTCGTCAAGGCCGACCGCGAGGTGCGGGCCGACGCGGCGAAGCTCCGACGGCTGTTGGCGAACCTCCTGCGAAACAGCGTGGAACACGGGGCCACAGGCGGCCGGACGCCGCCGGGCGACACCGCCGAACGCGGACCGGCGCGGACGACGGTGCGAGTCGGCATCATCGACGACCCGGACCGTCAGGGGTTCTACGTTGCCGACGACGGCCCGGGCATCGCGCCCGAGGACCGTGAGCAGGTGTTCGAAGGCGGATACTCGACCGGCGAGGACGGGACCGGGTTCGGGCTCAAAATCGTCCAGCGAGTCGCCGAGGTCCACGGCTGGACGGTCACGGCGACCGAGAGCGAGGCCGGCGGCGCGCGGTTCGAGGTGACCGGTCTCGACCCCGCCTGA